In Rhizobium sp. ARZ01, a genomic segment contains:
- a CDS encoding ABC transporter permease: MRALIASVYLFLYAPIALVVLFSFNAGRSASEFTGFSTQWYGKALNNTFLVAALQNSLIIAFTSATLAAVFGTMAALGMERLSPRTRAVFDALFAAAIVVPGVVIGIATLVALVAVFGVINPAIVGLWPGDKPPQFGLGYGSIIAAHGLFTMALVAMIVKARIASLGRDIVEASADLYATPWTTFHQIVLPQILPSVLAGFLLAFTFSFDDFIVAFFVAGPKTTLPIYVFASIRRGVTPEINAIATMVLVASLFLILIARVLMREKKAKRSTAE; the protein is encoded by the coding sequence ATGCGCGCGCTCATTGCCTCTGTTTATCTCTTCCTCTATGCGCCGATCGCGCTCGTCGTCCTGTTCTCGTTCAACGCGGGACGCAGCGCCAGCGAGTTCACCGGCTTCTCGACGCAGTGGTACGGCAAGGCGCTGAACAACACCTTCCTCGTCGCAGCACTTCAGAACAGCCTGATCATCGCCTTCACCAGCGCCACCCTCGCGGCGGTCTTTGGCACGATGGCAGCGCTGGGCATGGAACGCCTCTCGCCGCGCACCCGCGCCGTCTTCGACGCCCTCTTCGCCGCCGCCATTGTCGTGCCGGGCGTCGTCATCGGCATCGCCACCCTCGTCGCCCTCGTCGCCGTCTTCGGCGTCATCAACCCGGCGATCGTCGGCCTGTGGCCGGGCGATAAGCCACCACAGTTCGGGCTCGGCTATGGCTCGATCATCGCCGCGCATGGGCTCTTTACCATGGCGCTGGTGGCGATGATCGTGAAGGCGCGGATCGCAAGTCTCGGGCGTGATATTGTCGAGGCATCGGCTGATCTTTACGCGACGCCCTGGACCACGTTCCACCAGATCGTGCTGCCGCAGATTCTGCCGTCCGTGCTCGCCGGCTTCCTGCTGGCCTTCACTTTCTCCTTCGACGATTTCATCGTCGCCTTCTTCGTCGCCGGGCCGAAGACGACATTGCCGATCTACGTCTTCGCCTCGATCCGTCGCGGCGTAACACCCGAAATCAACGCGATCGCGACGATGGTTCTGGTCGCCTCGCTCTTTCTCATCCTCATCGCACGCGTGCTGATGCGCGAAAAGAAGGCCAAAAGGAGCACAGCGGAGTGA
- a CDS encoding ABC transporter permease — MPLATTTKRNLVTTALLLPSAVWLFIFLVLPFIAMVVFSFGERAPEGGYLPTFTLAQYANLPARAAAYWNTLMLAPVGAFLCLLVAYPAAYYLAVKADPRYRLMLVSLVVVPFWTSLLVRTYAWMYILGSRGIPNLLSMIGIEDVRLLNTPGAVLLGIVYGYLPLMIMPIYVSLEKLDRRLLEASADLGAKPVSTFFSVTLPLSLPGVMTGVALVTILLLGEYLIPQLLGGGKVFFIGNALVDLFLQSRNWPFGSAIAVTLVAVVVVILMVAMRIAWRISGTRQVDLV, encoded by the coding sequence ATGCCGCTTGCGACCACCACGAAGCGAAATCTCGTCACCACGGCATTATTGCTGCCCTCGGCGGTTTGGCTCTTCATCTTCCTAGTCCTGCCGTTCATCGCCATGGTTGTCTTTTCCTTCGGCGAGCGGGCGCCGGAGGGCGGCTACCTCCCGACTTTCACCCTGGCGCAATATGCCAACTTGCCGGCGCGCGCCGCCGCCTACTGGAACACATTGATGCTCGCTCCGGTGGGCGCGTTCCTCTGCCTTCTTGTCGCCTATCCGGCGGCCTACTACCTCGCCGTCAAGGCCGACCCGCGCTACCGGCTCATGCTGGTCTCGCTCGTCGTCGTGCCCTTCTGGACGAGCCTGCTCGTGCGCACTTATGCCTGGATGTACATCCTCGGCTCACGCGGCATCCCGAACCTGCTGTCGATGATCGGCATCGAGGACGTGCGCCTGCTCAACACGCCGGGTGCTGTCCTGCTCGGCATCGTCTACGGCTACCTGCCGCTGATGATCATGCCGATCTATGTCAGCCTGGAAAAACTCGACCGGCGACTGCTCGAAGCCTCGGCCGACCTCGGCGCGAAGCCGGTCTCGACCTTCTTTTCGGTGACCCTGCCGCTGTCGCTGCCCGGCGTCATGACCGGCGTCGCCCTCGTCACAATCCTGCTTCTCGGCGAATACCTGATTCCGCAGTTGCTCGGCGGCGGCAAAGTCTTCTTCATCGGCAATGCGCTGGTCGATCTGTTCCTGCAATCACGCAACTGGCCGTTCGGCTCAGCGATCGCAGTCACGCTGGTCGCCGTCGTCGTCGTCATCCTGATGGTGGCGATGCGGATCGCCTGGCGTATCTCCGGCACAAGACAGGTGGATCTCGTCTGA
- a CDS encoding SDR family oxidoreductase, whose protein sequence is MILKDRVAIVTGAGSGIGRAGAEIMAREGAIVCIVDRDAAGAAETTERIVSTGGRAEKLVLDVTDDIALEAAITDVLSRHGRIDILHNHAGAQVAGDLEQVAVEGFDRSWNLNVRSHFMAARLVMPAMKSQGKGVILNTSSSSGVLYDREMIAYTTTKHAVIAMTKQMAGDYARSGIRVNALCPGWVDTPFNAPFIVQMGGRGAIEAYVRDKVPMGRWADVSEIAEPILFLVSDRSSYMTGQILVVDGGETVV, encoded by the coding sequence ATGATCCTGAAGGACCGCGTCGCCATCGTCACCGGCGCCGGCTCCGGCATCGGCCGGGCGGGGGCGGAAATCATGGCCCGCGAGGGCGCGATCGTCTGCATTGTCGATCGTGACGCGGCAGGCGCCGCCGAGACCACTGAGCGCATCGTGTCTACCGGCGGAAGGGCGGAAAAGCTCGTGCTTGACGTCACAGACGACATCGCCCTCGAAGCGGCGATCACAGATGTGCTTTCCCGTCACGGCCGCATCGACATCCTGCACAATCACGCCGGCGCCCAGGTCGCGGGAGACCTCGAGCAGGTCGCTGTCGAGGGCTTTGATCGCTCCTGGAACCTGAATGTCCGCTCCCATTTTATGGCTGCAAGACTCGTGATGCCGGCGATGAAAAGCCAGGGCAAGGGCGTGATCCTCAACACCTCCTCGTCTTCCGGCGTGCTCTACGACCGCGAGATGATCGCCTACACGACGACCAAGCACGCCGTCATCGCGATGACGAAGCAGATGGCCGGTGACTATGCGAGATCCGGCATCCGGGTGAACGCGCTCTGCCCCGGCTGGGTCGATACGCCTTTCAATGCACCCTTCATCGTTCAGATGGGCGGCCGTGGCGCGATCGAGGCCTATGTTCGCGACAAGGTGCCGATGGGGCGCTGGGCGGATGTCTCGGAAATTGCCGAACCGATCCTGTTCCTCGTCTCGGACCGGTCGAGCTACATGACCGGACAAATCCTGGTGGTAGACGGCGGCGAGACAGTCGTGTGA